A segment of the Melospiza melodia melodia isolate bMelMel2 unplaced genomic scaffold, bMelMel2.pri scaffold_32, whole genome shotgun sequence genome:
TTAAAAAGGTAAACAACGAAAaagaagctccaaaatgaaaccaacaagaagtatcaaagacaaCATTTActacaaattattttcagaaactgtccagcagtttaatgtttcttacattgtctagtcatcagtctccagactgcagccttcagctcctggttcctcaggctgtagatgagagggttcagggctggaggcaccaccgagtacagaactgtcactgccacatccagggatggggaggacatggaggggggcttcaggtaggcaaaaatgccagtgctgataaacagggagaccacggccaggtgagggaggcaggtggaaaaggctttgtgccgtccctgctcagaggggatcctcagcatggccctgaagatctgcacataggagaaaacaatgaacacaaaacaaccaaatattaaaaagacagtaacagcaagaagaccaagttccctgagattagagtgtgagcaggagagctttaggatatgtgggatttcacagaagaactggcccagggcattcccatggcacaggggcaaggaaaatgtagtGGCTGTATGCAGCAGAgcaaggagaaaggcactggcccaggcagctgctgccatgtgggcacaagctctgctgcccaggagggtcccgtagtgcaggggtttgcagatgtacacgtagcggtcatagcacatgacggtcagcagataaaactctgctccaatgaagaacagaaagaaaaagagctgtgtggcacatccagtgtaggagatggtcctggtgtcccagagggaattgtgcatggctttggggacagtggtgcagatgaatcccaggtcgctgagggccaggttgtgcaggaagaagaacatgggcgtgtgcaggtggtggccgcaggctacggtgctgatgatgaggccgttgcccaggagggcagccagggagatgcccagcaagaggcagaagtgcaggagctgcagctgccgcgtgtctgcaaatgccagcaggaggaagtgcctgatggagctgctgttggacatttgctggggctgaacatggagacctgttcatggagaaaggacagtgacaagtcaggagaagctgctttgagccaaacctgggccattccctgcagactgtcttgctgggactcacccacccttcttccttctctgggaaaaccttcacctgggtccctgcctgagctccagttgtgcaggctgagtttgccaggagcagccaggcctgtgcatgggggccctcaaggagccatccctgccccactgccctgggtttgtggccatggggcagagggacaaggctggatattcaggatttgtcagaggaaccactcctaatgcagaaaggcttggtagtgtctgcactcccatttctaaaggaaatagagggcaggagtttgttttaggaattgttttcctccccacacatcattcctgtctctctgaggtcagaaatccccagcatttcggctgcactcagagtttcccacttagagatgtgagagggaaagtattccctgtggctaaaggaaggtgaggggctggatgggcttgttcccaactgccctggctttgcaccttaggctgcaatcagagcacaatcacactcctgggtcagcctgggataaaccagaccctgtccagagcagagggatccctgaatgtctcaccctctctcaaggtctctgggcaaggtctcagcccccccttgtgccaaggacactcatggcccccttggcaaacccaacagcatttcctcagctgtggcagctctgcccttccccgtgggacattcagggagctcccagaggctctagcacagatttgcacccaggagggcagctcagagcttggaagggcacagcaaggagatacccggctgtgcccatgatgggatctcagggagggggctcagctcattcccctttcccatggactgctttgcccacagccccacaggtgccagggaagcttggacaccccattcccatggccacacccctgcctggcaggaatgccaatggcagtgcctgactcagctgctgcaaatgccagagcctccctgagagcagcaggtaacagggtcaatatcagggcagggcagaaacaagagaagatgttgtggtgctgtgcctgagagggcagggcagagacagctggGCACTCAGGACAATGTTCCCATGCCCACCTGTGCCCGGTACCTCCCACgcaccaaccgtgccctcatcctgcccccagctctgctctcttcagccccctctccttctctgagcatctccctgggcctggacattccctcctgagaggagccttgtacctgccagcgctcacagagcccatcccagcccgtgtgccctggccggggccctgcagaaacctgcctgtgtgcagggccctggctggggcaggctctgtgtgcagctgggcaaaggcagctcaggagagccctgctgggccctgcagaggtgatgctgctgctgtccagggctgaggagtggctgagggcctttgagaggctcccagcagagatactgaccagcttaagtcacagttctggagtctgtgtaaatgttcaaacatttcttttgatgatcctctgtgtccctttcaactcagaatgttctgtgattctgggattacaattcctgttctgcttctctcatccccctgttgtctataatccaaagagaaaaaaaaaaaaaaaacccttgcagcagtgttagaacagtaaagtaaattaaaagccagacactcattggaagcttccaggtgtcccagtgggaaagggcacacccacctcctgatttcaacaatttattaaggttgataattaggatatttaacaggagcatccaaaaggagattcagtttccctagttacgcACCCCTGGGTcatcccattggagtaggtccaaaggcttctttgccttcactttttataatgactgctcatattctgctcattctcaaaacccaaaatgctcctatatgtccagttcctagaagactatatagtatttcaggactatataaaataataggactatacagcattttaggcatatatttagacagtcaggttattaagagaaaggtaaggaaacatactagattcaATTCAGgataaagctatataagaatataatagtggtttaatacagttaagagtttagtagagttaagtaaggattatagaattgtgactatataatagtaatttagagagctatgaatatataaaaatgtaaaaaatacaaaaaactttgtgtcaccaccccaacatttccatctttctccaagtaggaaattgaaaacactctcaggaaagctcctgacctttccagcaatccctggcttaccttctttgagaagtgtcctctggagctgtgcccaggcaggtctggagctgggagcagccctgccccaccgagcccctctcagcagcagcccctgcccagctcagggtggctccttctccccacagcttccccaccgtgccgggagcagctgccagggccggctgagagctgtccctggcaggcagcagagtccctgccccagcacagcgccctgggctgcaggaccctgctctgcaggacagccctgggcacccctggctgcagccccggctgctcagccctgcagcagagccgggcaacaggagctgccttgggctgtgcctgggctggggcagcagggaaagccagccctgccctagggccacagccctgccctggagcagctctgagagtcctcctgaaaggtcctcaaagctgtgggatgtaccagctccaggagatccctgcaggaactgcagcttctcttcccacagccagggaatgactgtttcaaagctgggctgatttttgctctagtgagccctgaggtagctctgctctgtgctcccagcccaggctgagtttaacccctctgtgcccctgtgctgtgcccggggtggctgcaggcagtgccccagccctgcagggctgtgcacaggagctgctcctgggcagagctgtctgtcTGCAGCGCTGTCCTTGCCAGGAACTGCCTCTGTGCcgggagcctctctgcaggtttttcaaaggactttgggtttggcttttgccttggagtctctgggaggtttgtgcaatcatggcctccaattactgctgtaattagtccctggagagactttgtcagtaacaacactcagtggggctcattaatgcttcagggtacttcagttttttcaaagtacttgttgtttcccttttgatacagactctgtgagaggtttgtgcaatcatggccccaattatctgctttaacgagtcccttgagaactttgtcctgaaacttagcagggctcattaatgctttgagatactcaaggtttttaaggtacttaatggatttaagaatacttttaggtacttttaaggattttcctttcctcactgagtctctgagaggtttttgtgccatcctggcctccaattctctactccaaggagtccatgaggagcctgtgttgggtatctttcccctttctgttttacaacaaagatggaactgaaagaattttgtaagactttctaaaagcattcaaacaatcatgggaaaattaacaatacaacaacaaccactaagagaattaatagtcctgttttagctagacatcatccaaccctttagtccctgggactggaagagtttattgaaccagtcttttttttccacttgaagcttcttgaatccttcaatacctgaatgctcttgtggattgactagcTGTGGAtgcagaggttcatgcaacacatgccctcagagtctacacagccatgctccTGTgcgcagagtaaaaactctatcgctgttctgcaaggcggcatgtctgatggtctctatgtctgagagcaggccactcagtgtgagggagtaaCATTggcttgcttacttaacaggcacccaagatggtttaattgtcctaaagctttagctgcagccacccaaggtagtccacattTGGGatgctaccatctgatacctggattaaagcttgcaaggccatctctttgatatcatccaatacttctctagggatacctgctgcttggtcatctggtaggctgtgttcttctccagctagatggttgatttcgctcttgcctcattattagcagaGTCTGCTATTAATCGATTTAGTAaatacttccatcccccttttcacagggtgtattctgtaggcgacaacaacatggtcataatatattttaaatcatagggagttaagacatgtgctgtaaacatgggcctcattaggccattaaaacaagggaagtcgctcctatggtctttagctgccctacacagatccttgatttcccctcaaaccaatggctgatacctgggattctgcccccttctttcataacatatgggggcaaagggagttttgagactattggccagtctccttccttaactgcttcttgctggattctttcccagggatcttctggggttgaggggcaaggtggctctggggaatccaaactgtcttctggagaggaagaataacttggagcagaaacttttggattagaaatagtgtgacagttggccttagtatctttgaccatgggtgttatattgttgctggacgGTGAGGCaaggggcactgccattttgtcaggtattccaggccttgatttaggatggcggacttctggggtggagttctggaggcatgtcccagggtgaagatggaatgattgacagtggggacatgacccgcagttgtgggggtggagtctggagatttgttcagggcggaagagaaggttgtggtagcaggaagtggaggagccaagatggagggagaatgGTCGGGCTCCCAagtcacattcaggctccttccatcttgactctccagggcatgatgctccaagactgcgtggccattgccatcttggaccatcataaaAGGTCTGAGAAGGGcgtgtttgaggggaggtcccactttaggagtgaccaacggattgagttttcaacatgtttcttgctggtaaagggtctcaaatttggtgtggaaaatggggagcatgcggggtgcaatggggtccttcttgattgaaagattgtacagtttaactcccactgagtcccaaaattcagtggtatggatttcgtcagcagaggccgccggaaaacttttaaaaatccacctcatgattgattttaattcattctttgaaaatatgatgtcatgatcagtgagaatgaaaggatccatatatgctcctttctactttggacatctggcttcccatttttccattctctcccttatggggaagagccaccagaacaccccaaatcaataatgggatgtGGGTGTATCTTGTAAAAAcaaagtggcaaaatgggcaataaatgtcttgcatttccccaaacctacctgcaatcctatgcaggtgaaactgtcattgtccctgctgatcctggccaaggtcccttgaagcaacgatgcATCCGCCAGGcccagcacaatccaaaatcccgggaagcactggcctatccatcagctaaccccaactgacatgactgacacagggagccctgaatgtcatggtccctgttcggaTGCCAattgtcacaatgaaggtggctgcaacaaatctctctggttctcctgacttcagggcgagggtggcaaaaaggaaaaggagcaggatcaatggagttgtttaaaaggaacttttttaacagggtgaaaaacaataaaaatggagaaattgagaacagtatgaggggcaggatccaaagatccAAGACTAAGAGGAaacctccatgtttcaggagctgatgaatggcagccaccagaggccaaggcaagcctgaccttcctgtcttggcaagtttgcttgcagcaacccttggatatttgaaattattaatgcggagtctaatttaaaacatttgtgcctggagaagagttggtttttttttcacaaaaagaaaagcacagattcctttcaagtgtttggaaaacaggtgaatgctgcccctcaggagtgaaagacaagccagacttgtctgtcctgcagcttttgtctaggagcaatccttggatacacaaacattgggaggtggaatcctgattttggccatggatgcctggaaaaaatggacagttcttttccagaaaaagaaaagcccaaaacCCCGGTGTTTCATTGGCAGATGGGAgtgaccttccacattccaaggtcaaacAGACCTGCcagatgacccctgggaggccaaggctgccacatctatttcatgttctcttgcttccacagggccctgcagtgtcacaatggttctcttgcttccatgatgccctctggtgtcataatggcctcttggttacacaagtccttaaggatcttaatggtctccatggttccacaaggcccatagtgtcacaatggcctattggttccatgaagccttgctgtgtccaatggccccttggttccattggagcccagtagtgcaacaatgatccccttgttaccacaagttcccatagtgtcacaatggcccccttgcttccatgaggcctcgcaggatcacaacggccctttggctctatgaggccctgaaatgcagcaatgccctcttggttccacaaagccctgctccttcacactggcctcttgggaccatgcagcccaacagacccacaaagatgtccttggttccatgaggctccacagtgtcacagtggccccttggatccatggtaccccgcagtgtcacaatgtttccctggttccacaagttcctacagtgtaacaggttccacaagggcctgcagtgtcaccatggcccattggttccacaatgctccgcagtgtcacaatggtctccatagaaaggaaacaagtgagccccagtggtgcagggtcagatgagaggcagtcaccagaggccaagtctagccagacttgactgtataggcagattttgtctgggagtaacccttggatatagagaattttaggcgcagaatcccaattttggccatgggtgcctggacaagaaaaacagttcttttccataggaataaaaatacagagccccagtgcttcacagtcagatgggaagtggctcttgacatgtcaaattcagtgggcccTGATAGCCCCTAGGAGGCCAATCcagacagacctgttccatgttcctttgatttcatggagccccatactgtcacaatggtctcaattccatgaagtcttgcaatgtcacaatggcttcttggtttcatgagtcccaacagagccacaggagTCTCTTGGCTCCATGCCGCCCCACTGTGTTACAAGGGCTCCTTGTTTATATGGACATCAGAGGTCGATCACTGAcccttgcttccatag
Coding sequences within it:
- the LOC134434190 gene encoding olfactory receptor 14J1-like, producing the protein LHYGTLLGSRACAHMAAAAWASAFLLALLHTATTFSLPLCHGNALGQFFCEIPHILKLSCSHSNLRELGLLAVTVFLIFGCFVFIVFSYVQIFRAMLRIPSEQGRHKAFSTCLPHLAVVSLFISTGIFAYLKPPSMSSPSLDVAVTVLYSVVPPALNPLIYSLRNQELKAAVWRLMTRQCKKH